Proteins encoded by one window of Mercenaria mercenaria strain notata chromosome 4, MADL_Memer_1, whole genome shotgun sequence:
- the LOC123553540 gene encoding ras-related and estrogen-regulated growth inhibitor-like protein isoform X2, protein MEVKGKAVTVRFLTKRFIGEYNSDIDLLYRSSIKQEDYITDIEILDTCSKNRNSSPSESHVQWADGFVVIYDICVKETFEAARGIIHSLHKMKSPFIVPMLLLANKRDLEHRREVGVDVGHELALEYGCQFYEVSAADVFMPISIAYQALLRDAKITQQQRSTILRRRRSSLMTVSKKLVSIFGKKESDLEKKRPSCDAVPDFALSI, encoded by the exons cCGTAACAGTGCGATTCTTAACGAAACGTTTTATTGGTGAATACAATTCGGATATAg ATTTGCTATACCGTTCCAGCATTAAACAAGAAGATTATATTACAGATATAGAAATACTAGATACATGCTCAAAAAAT CGAAACAGTAGCCCATCTGAATCCCACGTTCAGTGGGCCGACGGTTTCGTAGTAATTTACGACATCTGTGTAAAAGAGACTTTCGAAGCGGCGCGTGGCATCATACACTCCCTTCACAAAATGAAGTCACCGTTTATTGTACCCATGTTGCTTCTCGCGAACAAACGAGACCTCGAACACAGACGAGAAGTGGGTGTGGATGTAGGTCATGAGCTCGCGTTGGAATATGGCTGCCAGTTTTACGAGGTTTCGGCAGCCGATGTTTTTATGCCAATAAGCATTGCTTATCAGGCACTATTAAGAGACGCAAAGATTACTCAGCAGCAGAGATCAACAATTCTCCGACGCCGGCGGAGTTCTTTAATGACAGTTTCAAAGAAACTTGTTTCTATATTTGGAAAGAAAGAATCTGATTTGGAAAAGAAAAGACCATCATGTGATGCTGTTCCTGATTTTGCATTATCTATTTAA
- the LOC123553540 gene encoding ras-related and estrogen-regulated growth inhibitor-like protein isoform X3 → MEVKAVTVRFLTKRFIGEYNSDIDLLYRSSIKQEDYITDIEILDTCSKNRNSSPSESHVQWADGFVVIYDICVKETFEAARGIIHSLHKMKSPFIVPMLLLANKRDLEHRREVGVDVGHELALEYGCQFYEVSAADVFMPISIAYQALLRDAKITQQQRSTILRRRRSSLMTVSKKLVSIFGKKESDLEKKRPSCDAVPDFALSI, encoded by the exons cCGTAACAGTGCGATTCTTAACGAAACGTTTTATTGGTGAATACAATTCGGATATAg ATTTGCTATACCGTTCCAGCATTAAACAAGAAGATTATATTACAGATATAGAAATACTAGATACATGCTCAAAAAAT CGAAACAGTAGCCCATCTGAATCCCACGTTCAGTGGGCCGACGGTTTCGTAGTAATTTACGACATCTGTGTAAAAGAGACTTTCGAAGCGGCGCGTGGCATCATACACTCCCTTCACAAAATGAAGTCACCGTTTATTGTACCCATGTTGCTTCTCGCGAACAAACGAGACCTCGAACACAGACGAGAAGTGGGTGTGGATGTAGGTCATGAGCTCGCGTTGGAATATGGCTGCCAGTTTTACGAGGTTTCGGCAGCCGATGTTTTTATGCCAATAAGCATTGCTTATCAGGCACTATTAAGAGACGCAAAGATTACTCAGCAGCAGAGATCAACAATTCTCCGACGCCGGCGGAGTTCTTTAATGACAGTTTCAAAGAAACTTGTTTCTATATTTGGAAAGAAAGAATCTGATTTGGAAAAGAAAAGACCATCATGTGATGCTGTTCCTGATTTTGCATTATCTATTTAA
- the LOC123553540 gene encoding ras-related and estrogen-regulated growth inhibitor-like protein isoform X1 codes for MSVKMTSLRIAVFGDKNVGKSAVTVRFLTKRFIGEYNSDIDLLYRSSIKQEDYITDIEILDTCSKNRNSSPSESHVQWADGFVVIYDICVKETFEAARGIIHSLHKMKSPFIVPMLLLANKRDLEHRREVGVDVGHELALEYGCQFYEVSAADVFMPISIAYQALLRDAKITQQQRSTILRRRRSSLMTVSKKLVSIFGKKESDLEKKRPSCDAVPDFALSI; via the exons cCGTAACAGTGCGATTCTTAACGAAACGTTTTATTGGTGAATACAATTCGGATATAg ATTTGCTATACCGTTCCAGCATTAAACAAGAAGATTATATTACAGATATAGAAATACTAGATACATGCTCAAAAAAT CGAAACAGTAGCCCATCTGAATCCCACGTTCAGTGGGCCGACGGTTTCGTAGTAATTTACGACATCTGTGTAAAAGAGACTTTCGAAGCGGCGCGTGGCATCATACACTCCCTTCACAAAATGAAGTCACCGTTTATTGTACCCATGTTGCTTCTCGCGAACAAACGAGACCTCGAACACAGACGAGAAGTGGGTGTGGATGTAGGTCATGAGCTCGCGTTGGAATATGGCTGCCAGTTTTACGAGGTTTCGGCAGCCGATGTTTTTATGCCAATAAGCATTGCTTATCAGGCACTATTAAGAGACGCAAAGATTACTCAGCAGCAGAGATCAACAATTCTCCGACGCCGGCGGAGTTCTTTAATGACAGTTTCAAAGAAACTTGTTTCTATATTTGGAAAGAAAGAATCTGATTTGGAAAAGAAAAGACCATCATGTGATGCTGTTCCTGATTTTGCATTATCTATTTAA